In one window of Candidatus Neomarinimicrobiota bacterium DNA:
- a CDS encoding glutathione S-transferase produces MRARMALSHANISVELREILLSDRPAEIYAISPKGTVPVLELPDGTVIDESYDIMQWALDQTQTDWMEVNLDNQLAMIKVNDEEFKPWLNKYKYHEQHPDHPMKFYQEKCAEILFTYEKILTINSYFMGEKVQWVDVSIFPFVRQFAHVDLPYFETIYPLLNRWLERWKASELFQSVMKKYTQWQPDHAPLIVSFSS; encoded by the coding sequence ATGCGCGCCAGGATGGCGTTATCCCATGCAAATATTTCCGTTGAACTTCGGGAGATACTATTATCCGATCGCCCTGCTGAGATTTATGCTATTTCACCCAAGGGAACGGTGCCAGTATTAGAACTCCCTGATGGGACAGTTATTGATGAAAGTTATGACATTATGCAGTGGGCTTTGGATCAAACACAGACTGATTGGATGGAAGTTAACTTGGATAATCAATTGGCCATGATAAAAGTAAATGATGAAGAATTCAAACCATGGCTCAATAAATATAAATATCACGAACAGCACCCGGACCATCCTATGAAATTTTACCAGGAAAAATGTGCGGAAATTCTCTTTACGTACGAGAAGATACTCACCATAAATTCGTATTTCATGGGAGAGAAAGTTCAGTGGGTAGACGTGTCTATTTTTCCATTTGTTCGTCAATTTGCCCATGTAGATTTGCCCTATTTTGAAACGATTTATCCATTATTAAATCGATGGCTTGAACGTTGGAAAGCATCGGAATTATTCCAATCGGTCATGAAAAAATACACACAGTGGCAGCCAGACCACGCGCCCCTCATCGTTTCATTCTCATCCTGA